From Humisphaera borealis, the proteins below share one genomic window:
- a CDS encoding LOG family protein has translation MKETDIIDNNLEQSQESTQAPNVCSLDQLTEIHEAGNALVSVLRNVADGDLVGEIVANALKLLRDQTNRGDLKLIDKAFKELRYGLKIFAPYRDVRKVSIFGSARTPETAPDYQSAVEFGRKMADAGWMVITGAGGGIMAAGHGGAGPDPSFGLAIRLPFEQKTNEFIEGNPKLITFKYFFTRKLMFVRSSHAIVCYPGGFGTMDEGFEVLTLVQTGKSVPIPIVFVDAPGHDFWQGWQHYVTNHLLARKLISPADLSLYKITDDVDTAVAEVRHFYSNYHSLRYHRDDVIFRLHRKPTAAQLAEINEKFGEIKVKGEFRATDSALPVEVDEPALEAMPRLVFAFNRRDHGRLRQLIDFLNDLPA, from the coding sequence ATGAAAGAAACCGACATCATCGACAACAACCTGGAACAGTCCCAGGAAAGTACGCAGGCGCCGAACGTCTGTTCCCTCGACCAGCTGACAGAGATTCACGAAGCCGGCAACGCTCTGGTGTCTGTTCTGCGCAACGTCGCCGACGGCGACCTCGTCGGGGAGATCGTCGCCAACGCACTCAAACTGCTGCGCGACCAGACCAACCGCGGCGACCTGAAGCTGATCGACAAGGCGTTCAAGGAACTCCGTTACGGGTTGAAGATCTTCGCGCCATACCGCGACGTGCGGAAGGTGAGCATCTTCGGCTCGGCCCGCACGCCTGAGACGGCGCCGGACTATCAGTCGGCCGTCGAGTTCGGCCGGAAGATGGCCGACGCCGGCTGGATGGTCATCACCGGTGCCGGCGGGGGCATCATGGCGGCGGGGCACGGCGGGGCGGGGCCCGATCCGTCCTTCGGACTGGCGATCCGCCTGCCGTTCGAGCAGAAGACCAACGAGTTCATCGAAGGCAACCCCAAGCTCATCACGTTCAAGTACTTCTTCACTCGCAAGCTGATGTTCGTGCGGTCGAGCCATGCGATCGTCTGTTACCCCGGCGGATTTGGGACGATGGACGAAGGGTTCGAAGTGCTCACGCTGGTGCAGACCGGCAAGAGCGTGCCGATTCCGATCGTTTTTGTGGACGCCCCCGGCCACGATTTCTGGCAGGGCTGGCAGCACTACGTGACGAACCACCTGCTGGCGCGAAAGCTCATCAGCCCGGCCGACCTGAGCCTGTACAAGATTACCGATGATGTAGACACCGCCGTCGCCGAGGTTCGGCACTTCTACAGCAACTATCACAGCCTGCGGTACCACCGAGACGACGTGATCTTCCGCCTGCATCGAAAGCCGACCGCCGCCCAACTGGCGGAGATCAACGAGAAGTTCGGCGAGATCAAGGTCAAGGGCGAGTTCCGGGCGACGGATTCGGCGTTGCCGGTCGAGGTGGACGAGCCGGCGCTGGAGGCGATGCCCCGGCTTGTGTTCGCGTTCAACCGCCGCGACCACGGCCGGCTGCGGCAGTTGATCGATTTCCTGAATGATTTGCCGGCGTAG
- a CDS encoding STAS domain-containing protein: MPVENWSETVVVVRLGDDPQFSEDLDALLTQLETNDVDVVLDFAGVHYINSSNIAKLLQVRKACVTKEQRLVLCSVNTQIWGAFLVTGLDKVFKFADNVTMGLTLVQIG, encoded by the coding sequence ATGCCGGTGGAGAACTGGTCAGAGACCGTCGTCGTGGTCCGTCTCGGCGACGACCCGCAGTTCAGCGAAGATCTGGACGCCCTGCTCACGCAGCTGGAAACCAATGACGTCGACGTCGTTCTCGACTTCGCCGGCGTCCACTACATCAACAGCTCGAACATCGCCAAGCTTCTGCAAGTCCGTAAGGCCTGTGTCACCAAGGAGCAGCGCTTGGTCCTGTGCTCGGTCAACACCCAGATCTGGGGCGCGTTCCTCGTCACCGGCCTCGATAAGGTCTTCAAGTTCGCCGACAACGTCACCATGGGGTTGACGCTGGTTCAAATCGGGTGA